The following are from one region of the Longimicrobiales bacterium genome:
- the lhgO gene encoding L-2-hydroxyglutarate oxidase, with product MTDVTIVGGGIVGLATAHALLEAGIDSVRVLEKEPALAQHQSSHNSGVLHAGLQYQPGSAKARLARTGIRRMTEFCQHHDIAHEICGKLVVAATTDERPRLQAMLAKGEANGLIGLRLLGPDEAREVEPHVHSVGAILVPEEGIADYAAVCRILASEIERRGAVLTLNAEVTGLTRAASGWTIETAAGDFSTRVLVNCAGLYSDRIATMAGDDPGCMVMPFRGEYHRLKPEREHLVRHLIYPLPEPGFPFLGVHFTRRVGGGIDAGPNAVLAFAREGYTLGTVNRGELAEALLYPGLWRFMKAHPEMVTRELRQSFDRVRFVEALQRLIPEVTGDDLVSSSSGVRAQAMNSAGELIHDFVWAESPGAVHVVNAPSPAATASLVIGEEISARISRQLAG from the coding sequence GTGACCGACGTCACAATCGTTGGCGGCGGCATCGTGGGGCTTGCGACAGCGCACGCCCTCCTCGAAGCGGGCATCGATTCTGTTCGCGTCCTGGAGAAGGAGCCGGCTCTGGCGCAGCACCAGAGCAGCCACAACAGCGGTGTGCTCCACGCCGGTCTTCAGTATCAACCCGGGTCTGCAAAGGCCCGCCTGGCCCGAACGGGTATCAGAAGGATGACCGAGTTCTGCCAGCACCATGACATTGCCCACGAAATCTGCGGCAAGCTGGTCGTCGCAGCGACCACGGATGAACGCCCGCGCCTCCAAGCTATGCTCGCCAAGGGGGAGGCGAACGGGCTGATCGGCCTGCGTCTGCTCGGACCTGATGAGGCACGAGAAGTCGAGCCGCACGTTCACAGTGTCGGGGCGATCCTCGTCCCGGAGGAAGGCATCGCAGACTATGCCGCAGTCTGTCGTATCCTCGCGTCTGAGATCGAGCGCCGTGGAGCGGTCCTGACCCTTAACGCCGAGGTCACCGGGCTCACTCGGGCGGCGTCCGGTTGGACAATCGAAACTGCTGCAGGCGATTTCTCCACACGCGTGCTGGTGAACTGCGCAGGCCTCTATTCCGATCGGATCGCGACGATGGCGGGTGACGACCCGGGCTGCATGGTCATGCCCTTCCGGGGTGAGTATCACCGCCTCAAGCCCGAGCGCGAACATCTCGTCCGGCACCTGATCTATCCTCTCCCGGAACCAGGCTTCCCGTTCCTCGGGGTGCACTTCACACGACGCGTCGGTGGCGGTATCGATGCCGGGCCGAACGCAGTTCTGGCCTTCGCCAGAGAGGGCTACACACTAGGTACGGTCAACCGAGGCGAGTTAGCTGAAGCTCTTCTGTACCCTGGCCTGTGGCGGTTCATGAAGGCGCATCCAGAGATGGTGACGCGGGAGTTGCGGCAATCCTTCGACCGAGTGCGCTTTGTAGAAGCGCTGCAGAGGCTCATTCCCGAGGTCACCGGTGACGATTTGGTGTCAAGCAGTTCCGGTGTGCGAGCTCAAGCCATGAATTCGGCGGGCGAACTCATCCACGACTTCGTCTGGGCTGAGTCGCCGGGCGCCGTCCACGTGGTCAACGCTCCGAGCCCAGCGGCCACGGCGTCTCTCGTCATCGGCGAAGAAATCTCTGCGCGTATAAGTCGACAGCTCGCCGGATAG
- a CDS encoding Rid family detoxifying hydrolase, with translation MARTPLSSATASAIGPYSHAIDDGTHVFCSGQTPIDPETGDLKVGGVGDQTNQCFDNLFAVLADGGLTSDHVVKVNVYLTDMNDFAEMNEAYVTRFSAPPPARTTVAVAGLPMNAQVEIELVAKKP, from the coding sequence ATGGCGCGGACACCGCTCAGCAGCGCCACGGCGTCGGCCATTGGGCCCTATTCGCACGCGATCGACGACGGCACGCATGTCTTCTGCTCCGGTCAGACACCGATCGATCCGGAGACGGGCGACCTCAAAGTCGGCGGCGTGGGCGATCAGACGAATCAGTGCTTCGACAATCTTTTCGCGGTGCTCGCAGATGGCGGACTCACCTCGGATCATGTCGTGAAGGTCAATGTGTACCTGACCGACATGAACGACTTCGCAGAGATGAACGAGGCCTACGTTACGCGCTTCTCGGCGCCACCCCCGGCTCGTACCACCGTCGCAGTGGCTGGACTGCCGATGAACGCACAGGTCGAGATCGAACTGGTCGCGAAAAAGCCGTAG
- a CDS encoding sigma-54 dependent transcriptional regulator codes for MTKASNPRILVVDDDTDGLEVLELRLTHAGYEVETAESAEKALSRVKAFDPGMIVTDVRMSGMTGLELLEKIRSAMEGVEVVVMTAHDDMETAVSAMKLGAFDFLVKPVDPKALEALADRCFRERELVATTEIPEAVAALPKGRLVGRDPRMIDIYKTIGVLAANRATVLIRGETGTGKEVIARGIHENSGHSTEPFIAVNCTALTDSLLESELFGHVKGAFTGAIGSRKGYFELAGKGTIFLDEIGDTSPDFQTKLLRVLQERRFYPVGGEQAKATEARVIAATHQPIERLIEEGRFREDLYFRLKVVQIEVPPLRERPGDIELVATALLGRIREETGRDIRRISDEAVARLSAYSWPGNVRELENALLRGAIVARGTVIGADHLIIEDSSAGRDGPDDQTLSAAILWHIRSVLKSVEGDEAAAAVLLGITKKELQAHLTD; via the coding sequence ATGACTAAAGCATCGAACCCGCGCATTCTCGTAGTCGACGACGACACCGATGGCCTCGAGGTCCTCGAATTGCGTTTGACCCACGCCGGCTATGAGGTTGAAACGGCCGAGAGTGCGGAAAAGGCGCTCTCGCGGGTGAAGGCCTTCGATCCGGGCATGATCGTGACCGATGTGCGCATGTCAGGCATGACGGGGCTCGAACTGCTGGAAAAGATTCGTTCGGCCATGGAGGGTGTCGAGGTCGTTGTGATGACGGCGCACGACGACATGGAGACTGCTGTATCCGCTATGAAATTAGGCGCGTTCGATTTCCTGGTGAAGCCAGTCGATCCGAAGGCCCTAGAGGCGCTCGCTGACCGGTGTTTTCGGGAGCGGGAACTGGTGGCAACGACAGAGATCCCGGAGGCCGTGGCAGCACTCCCCAAAGGCCGGCTCGTCGGACGCGACCCAAGGATGATCGACATCTACAAGACGATCGGTGTCCTTGCGGCGAACCGGGCGACCGTGCTCATCCGCGGAGAGACCGGGACCGGTAAAGAGGTTATCGCACGTGGCATCCACGAGAATTCGGGGCATTCGACCGAGCCGTTCATTGCAGTGAATTGCACTGCGCTGACGGACAGCTTGCTAGAGTCCGAGCTGTTTGGTCACGTGAAGGGTGCCTTCACCGGGGCGATTGGCTCACGGAAGGGGTATTTCGAGCTTGCCGGGAAGGGTACGATTTTTCTCGACGAGATCGGCGATACGAGCCCGGACTTTCAGACCAAGCTTCTTCGGGTGCTTCAGGAGCGCCGCTTCTATCCGGTGGGTGGCGAGCAGGCCAAGGCCACCGAGGCTCGTGTCATTGCGGCGACCCACCAGCCGATTGAGCGACTGATTGAAGAAGGGCGGTTTCGAGAGGATCTGTACTTCAGGTTGAAGGTCGTCCAGATCGAGGTGCCGCCGCTGAGGGAGCGCCCGGGAGACATCGAGTTGGTAGCTACCGCGCTGCTAGGTCGGATTCGCGAAGAGACCGGGAGAGATATTCGTCGGATCTCCGACGAGGCTGTCGCCCGCCTGTCGGCGTACTCGTGGCCCGGGAATGTTCGTGAACTGGAGAATGCGTTGCTCCGGGGTGCGATCGTAGCGCGCGGTACGGTGATCGGCGCCGATCACCTGATTATCGAGGATTCCTCGGCCGGGCGTGACGGGCCAGATGACCAGACCCTTTCTGCGGCGATTCTTTGGCACATTCGGTCCGTGCTCAAGAGTGTCGAGGGAGACGAGGCAGCGGCCGCTGTGCTTTTAGGCATCACAAAGAAAGAGTTGCAGGCCCATCTCACGGATTGA